The Achromobacter deleyi region CGATAGCACGCCGCCCGCCCCCTGCCGTGGCCGGGGCCTGTCAGCCTAAGCCAGCAGCTTGGGCACCGACGATGCCAGCAAGGCGAACCCCGACAAAGTCAGCAGCCCCAGCACCACTCGGCGAAAGGCCACGTCACTGATGCCCACATAGACACGCGTGCCCCAAAGCGTGGGCACCAGCATGGCGGGCACGATCATCGCAAACAACGGCAGCATGTCGCGCGTGACCACGCCCGTCAGCACGTAGCTGGCCATCGTCACCATCAGCATCGACAGATTGAAGTTCTGGATGACCGCGCGCTGCACATCGCGGTCAAAGCCGCGCAAGGTGCACCACAACGTGGGAATCACGCCCGTAAACCCCCCGATTCCGCCCATGACGCCGCCGATCGCGCCGACCACGCCGTCCGCGGCCTTGCCTCCCACGGTGATGCGCGGAAGGCGCGTGGCAAACAACATGACCGGGCACCAGAGCGCCAGCAGACCGCCGATGAAGGCCTTGAACATCAAGGGATCAAGATGGGGCAGCAACTTCACGCCCAGCGGAATGCCCAGCAATCCGCCCGCGACAAAGGGCAGCAGATGCGCCGCGGCGAATCCCCGGCGCACGGTGAACGCCGCCAGCAGCTGTCCGGTCAGGGCGCCGAACACAGCCAGCGCCGCCGCCAGCTTGGGATCCACCGTCCAGGCCCAGAACGACATGGCCACCATGCCAAAACCGAAGCCCGACAAACCCTGGACAAAGCCCGCGGCCATGGCGCCCACCACGACCAGTACGTATAACGAATCCATAGCTGCTGCACGCCTGCGTGAATTGCCGGGCCTTCCCGGCGCACGCCATTCTAGGCCTTCTACGAAGCGCGCAACACCAGCGGACGCTTGGCGCGCGCAGCCAGCGCCGATGCCGCCACGCTCGCGCCGATCAGGGCAAGGCCCAGCGCCAGGTCGGCCGAGATGCGCTCATGAAACACCAACGACGATACGATCAACCCGATCACCGGCACGCACAGCATCGCAATGGAGGTCGCCGCCGGCGGCATCTTTTGCGTCATGCCCAGCACCACGATGAAGGTCAAGGCCGTGGCCAGCGGGCCGGTATAGAGAATCAACGGCCAGGCATCCGGAGTCCCCAGAAAAGCCGGAGCCCCGTCACGCATCCATGCCAGCGCGGCCAGCGGGACCGTGGCGATGGCCGTCTGCCACGGAATCATGTCCGCGCCCAGCCGAACATGACGGTTGCCACGCAACTGGATGATGTTGCACGCCCAGGCGAACGAGGCGCCCAGCAACATCACCAGGCCGATCACGGTATGCGCCTGCCACGGGCTGAACGCGGGCGCCACGATGACGCCGATGCCCGCATAGCTCAGCGCCGTCGCGAACCATTGGCCCATGGACAAGCGCTCCTTCAGGACCAGCGACGACAGCGGGATCACCCATATGGATGTCGCATACGCGATGACGGATGCGCGTCCGGGCGCCACGTACTGCAGGGCCCACAGCGCCAGCGCAGTGAATGCGCCCATCTGCAACAGCGCCACGCCCGCCACCAGCGGCCATTCCTGGCGGGTGGGCAGGCGCAAGCGCCCCAGCAATCCCAGCACCAGCACGCTGATCAACGCCGCCGACCCGAAGCGGCTGGCGGCCAGCCATAGCGGACTCATGTGCGCCAGGCCCAGTTTCATCACCGGCCAATTGCCGCCCCAGATGACCACCGCCCCGACCAGAGGCAAAAACTTGCGCAACGCACTGTGCTGACTCATTACTGCTCGATCTACCGCTTGATTATTCTGCGCTTTGGCCGAATAGCCAAAGGAAGAAATAGTCTATAGGGTAAACCCCAGCATATTTCACCTCAATCTGCGCCAATACACGGCATACTCAGCACAGATGCACTGCCAATCGACATTCTTTGGGTGACTTATGCCGGAAATCAACCTGGATGCCACTGACATCCGTATCCTGAATGAACTTCAGCGCGATGCGCGGCTCACGAACGTAGAGCTGGCGGCCCGCGTGAACCTGTCCGCCTCGCCCTGCCTGGCCCGCGTCCGCCGCCTGGAAACCGAAGGCCTGATCGACCGCCGCGTCACGCTGCTGAACGCCCGCAAGCTGGGCCTGAAAGTAAACGTGTTCATCCAGATCTCGCTGGACAAGCAGCGCAAGGCCGCGCTGGATGTCTTTGAACGCGAAATCGCCGTACTGCCCGAGATCATGGAGTGCTACCTGATGTCCGGCGACGCCGACTACCTGATCCGTGCCCTGGTGCCCGACGTCGATGCCCTGGAGCGCCTGATCGTCGAACACATCACGCGCATCCCGGGCGTGGCCAGCATACGCTCCAGCTTCGCGCTCAAGCAGGTGCTCTACACCACCGCCGTCCCGCTCTCCTAGCACCGGCCATGCCATCCTTTCCGCCACTTGCGGGATCGCTGCGGCAAGCCCACAATGAAAGCGCCTGGCGCTTGCCATACGCTGGCGCCGGCGTCCCTCCCATCGCTTAGCAAGGAGCAAACCATGCCCGAAACCGAATGGTTCCCCGGCAGTACGCTACCCGATCGTCAGGGCTACTTTGAAGTGGAGTTCGACACAGGCGAAACTGAAATCACGCGCTATGGAATGCTGGGCTGGGAGCCCGAGCAAGAGCGCGGCAGTATTGTGCGCTGGCGCGGCCTGGATCCGAAAATCGAAGAAGCCGAGATTGAACGCGAGACAGCCGTCCGCAACAACAGCGACTCCCTGATCGGCTAGCCGGCCGACGCAACGGCGCGGGACATCCCATCCTTTCCCCCGCACCAAGACAAAACGCCGCGGAAACCTCCCGCGGCGTTTTGCATGAGCGCTGCCGGATCACGGAGCAAGCTTCGAGATCTTCGTGCCCTCCAGGGACACGCCCGCCATCAGCCCGCCATTGTTCATGACAAAACCCACGATCGGCTGCTGCGCCGTGTTGGTGTCGATGCGGCCGTTCGCGCCGATATTGGCCACGGCCACCGTGGCGTCGGCGCCCACGGTCCAGCCGCTGCTCTTGCGGAACTTGTTCAGCGCGTCATCCGTCATGAACAGCAGGATCATGGCCTTGGACTGCGCGCCGGCCTGGAAGCCGATCGAGCCCGCCGTCGTGCTGTAGTAGCCGGCGTTCGCGCCGCCTACACGCAGCACGCCCTTGCCGTGCTCCGCGCCGACGATGAAGCTACCGCTGAGCACATCGGGGAAGACCAGCACGCCCTTGGCGCGCGCCACCAGGTCCTTGGACTGCGCGGAAGACTCATACAGCCTGGAGAGCGTCGCATTGGCCGCGCTGTCCAGCGACTGGCGCTGCTCGGACGCCGACGAAGAAGGCGATTTGGAGGGAGGGGTGGTGGTGCAGCCCGCGAACAGAAGGCCCGCAACGCCGATCGTCGCGGCGGCAATGCCGGTACGACGCAAGACAGGAAAAGTGTCAAACATGGAACTCTCCTTTTTTGTTGTCATCCACTAACACTGTACCGGCCAAATCCCTGCGCACACGACACACGATTGTGATAAACGAAACAAAAACTACCGGCCAGGGCCTGTGCGAGACTCCTTTCAGCGCGATCGGGCCCTAGAGAATTCCGTAGCGCGGCTCGCCCGTCGAAGCATCCACCGAAACAATGCCCGACAACACCAACTCCGCGTGGCGTCGGGCCATCGCGGCATCCTCAAAGGTGACGAAGCGCGGCAAGGACCAGCGCTGTTGGAAATCGCCGTTGTCCTTGCGGCAAACCGTTACCTCGATGGCCAATGTGCCGATCCCCAGACTGACGACCTCGCATTGCACCTGAAAACCATCGATATGACGCTGCGGCCACGAGCCCATGCTTGCACTCCAGAAATCTGCCTACCCGGCCGCAATATGCCAAAAAAAAACGGGCTTGAAAAGCAATGTTTTCAAGGGGTTAAGCAGTACTAAACCGGATAGTGCCGACGCATCTTGCCGATGGCAAAAATGCCTACGTCGAGCCTGTTTTCAGGCATCCGCGCAACGCTGGCCCCTCCCGCGAAAGCGGCGGGTGGCGCCTGCTAGGCGTCGCCGGCCTGGCGGATCCATTGCGCATCCCACAGGCTCTCGCCGCGCGCCAACGCGGCGCCCAATTCCTTCTTGCGGCGCTGCGCCACCGCCGCCAGCAGCGCATTGCACAACGAGAAGGCGGCCGTGTAGGAATCGAAAGGCGACGCGCTCGAACTACGCGCGATCAGCACATGGTGGGCCGAAGCAGCCGCGGGCGCCGAGGCGGAGTCGGTGACCAGCACCACCTTGCCGCCACGTTGCCGGAAGTACTTCACCGCATTGGCCGTCGCGACTGAATAGCGCCTGAACGTGAAAACCAGCAGCACATCGCCCTCTTCGACCCAGAGCAACTGGTCCTCCAGGAATAGCGGTCCGGCTACCGCCATGGGCTTTACCGACGGCAGGCACATGTTGAGATACAGCGCCACATGGCTCGCCAGCGGCGCCGCCTGCCGCAACCCCAGCACGTACACCCGGCCCTTGCGTTGCGTCAGCAAACGCACCGCCGCCTCGAACGCGGCGACGTCGATCGACGCGAACGTCTCCTGCAGGTTGTGCTGGTCGTGCAGCAAGGCATTGTGCAGGCAGGCCCGCGCCGATGGATTGTCGCCGCTGACCGCGTCCGCTCGCGCGCCCGGCGACGCCAGGCGCGCCGTCACCTCGGCACGCGCCTCCATCTGTGCCTGCGCATAGCTGTCGTAGCCCAGCTTGGCCAGCAACCGGACCACCGTGGACGCGCTCGTGCCCACCTTCTTTGCAAGTGCCGTCGCGGACTCCAGCAGTCCCTGCGGATAGCGCGACTGCATTTCCTCGACCAGCAACCGCTCGGTCTTGCTGAGTTTCCTGCCGTAGCCGGCGATGCGTTGGTTCAGGTTCATGGCGGGCGCGACTCCGTAGTGGCCGGACTTGGTGATAACCCCAGATTTCACAACACTCATTGCATCCTATATTTACACCTGCAATCAGCATTGCAAAAATAGACCAAACCGATCGTCACTACAAGAGAGTTTCATGAAGCACCATCCCGAGGCGCCGTCGCTGGCCCGCCGCAGCCTCGTCATTGCCGGCCTGGGCGCCGCCCTGCTGCCGTTGTCCGCACGCGCCAACCCCTATCCGTCGCGCCCCATCACGCTGGTCGTCCCCTTTCCCGCCGGCGGCTCCGTCGACCTGATCGGCCGCATCTACGCGGAATCGCTCGGCAAGGCCCTGGGCACCACGGTCATCATCGAAAACCGCGACGGCGCGGGCGGCGCCATCGGCAGCCAGCGCGTCGCGCGCGCCAAGCCTGACGGCTATACGCTGGTTGCGTCCTCGCAAAGCTCGCACCTGGCCAATCCGCTGATGCGCGCCGACCTCGGCTACGACCCGATCAAGGACTTCACCTCGATCTCGCAACTGTCGCGCACGCCCAATGTCCTGGTGACCAACATCGACGTGCCCGCCAAGACCCTCGCGGAATTCGTGGCCTTGCTGAAGGCGCGTCCCGATGAGCTGCACTACGCCACCGCTGGCATAGGCAGCATGGGCCAGCTCAATGCGGAACTCTTCAAGAACACCTTGCAGCTCCAGGCGATGCACGTGCCCTATCGCGGCGGCGCGCCCCTGATCAACGCCCTGCTCTCCAACCAGGCCCAATTCGCGCTGGACAACCTGGCGCCCTTCCTGCCCCACATCCAGGTCGGCAAGATGCGCGCCCTGGCCGTGGCCGCTCCCAAGCGCCTGGATGCGCTGCCCGACGTGCCTACCTTCGCCGAACTGGGCTATCCGGTGCTCAATGCGATGTCGTGGATCGGCCTGGCGGCTCCCGCGGGCACGCCGCCCGACGTCGTCCAGACGCTGCTGAACGCGGTGCGCACCGCGGCCACCCAGGACGGCATGCCTCAATCCCTGGAAAAAGCGGGCGCCCTGCCCCCCGAAGACCAGACGCCCCAACAGTTCACCGCCATGATGTCCGAGCGCCTGGCGTTGTACAAAGACCTGATCGACCGCGCCGGCATACGTCCTGAATAGGCCCCACCCTCATGCAAAATTCCGCTTTCGAACCCGATACCGCTCCGCTCGAAGTCCTGCCCCGCGACATCTCCGCGTACCGCCAGGGCAACACCGGTATTCCTTACGTGCACCGCTTCGACTCGGGCAAGCCGGGCCCGCATGCGCTGATCAACGCCATCACGCATGGCAACGAGATCTGTGGCATGGTGGCCGCGACCCACCTGCTGGACACCGGCGTGCGTCCCAGGATCG contains the following coding sequences:
- a CDS encoding BPSL1445 family SYLF domain-containing lipoprotein, whose product is MFDTFPVLRRTGIAAATIGVAGLLFAGCTTTPPSKSPSSSASEQRQSLDSAANATLSRLYESSAQSKDLVARAKGVLVFPDVLSGSFIVGAEHGKGVLRVGGANAGYYSTTAGSIGFQAGAQSKAMILLFMTDDALNKFRKSSGWTVGADATVAVANIGANGRIDTNTAQQPIVGFVMNNGGLMAGVSLEGTKISKLAP
- a CDS encoding DMT family transporter, which gives rise to MSQHSALRKFLPLVGAVVIWGGNWPVMKLGLAHMSPLWLAASRFGSAALISVLVLGLLGRLRLPTRQEWPLVAGVALLQMGAFTALALWALQYVAPGRASVIAYATSIWVIPLSSLVLKERLSMGQWFATALSYAGIGVIVAPAFSPWQAHTVIGLVMLLGASFAWACNIIQLRGNRHVRLGADMIPWQTAIATVPLAALAWMRDGAPAFLGTPDAWPLILYTGPLATALTFIVVLGMTQKMPPAATSIAMLCVPVIGLIVSSLVFHERISADLALGLALIGASVAASALAARAKRPLVLRAS
- a CDS encoding Bug family tripartite tricarboxylate transporter substrate binding protein → MKHHPEAPSLARRSLVIAGLGAALLPLSARANPYPSRPITLVVPFPAGGSVDLIGRIYAESLGKALGTTVIIENRDGAGGAIGSQRVARAKPDGYTLVASSQSSHLANPLMRADLGYDPIKDFTSISQLSRTPNVLVTNIDVPAKTLAEFVALLKARPDELHYATAGIGSMGQLNAELFKNTLQLQAMHVPYRGGAPLINALLSNQAQFALDNLAPFLPHIQVGKMRALAVAAPKRLDALPDVPTFAELGYPVLNAMSWIGLAAPAGTPPDVVQTLLNAVRTAATQDGMPQSLEKAGALPPEDQTPQQFTAMMSERLALYKDLIDRAGIRPE
- a CDS encoding Lrp/AsnC family transcriptional regulator, whose amino-acid sequence is MPEINLDATDIRILNELQRDARLTNVELAARVNLSASPCLARVRRLETEGLIDRRVTLLNARKLGLKVNVFIQISLDKQRKAALDVFEREIAVLPEIMECYLMSGDADYLIRALVPDVDALERLIVEHITRIPGVASIRSSFALKQVLYTTAVPLS
- a CDS encoding sulfite exporter TauE/SafE family protein; translated protein: MDSLYVLVVVGAMAAGFVQGLSGFGFGMVAMSFWAWTVDPKLAAALAVFGALTGQLLAAFTVRRGFAAAHLLPFVAGGLLGIPLGVKLLPHLDPLMFKAFIGGLLALWCPVMLFATRLPRITVGGKAADGVVGAIGGVMGGIGGFTGVIPTLWCTLRGFDRDVQRAVIQNFNLSMLMVTMASYVLTGVVTRDMLPLFAMIVPAMLVPTLWGTRVYVGISDVAFRRVVLGLLTLSGFALLASSVPKLLA
- a CDS encoding MurR/RpiR family transcriptional regulator, whose translation is MNLNQRIAGYGRKLSKTERLLVEEMQSRYPQGLLESATALAKKVGTSASTVVRLLAKLGYDSYAQAQMEARAEVTARLASPGARADAVSGDNPSARACLHNALLHDQHNLQETFASIDVAAFEAAVRLLTQRKGRVYVLGLRQAAPLASHVALYLNMCLPSVKPMAVAGPLFLEDQLLWVEEGDVLLVFTFRRYSVATANAVKYFRQRGGKVVLVTDSASAPAAASAHHVLIARSSSASPFDSYTAAFSLCNALLAAVAQRRKKELGAALARGESLWDAQWIRQAGDA